From Phragmites australis chromosome 5, lpPhrAust1.1, whole genome shotgun sequence, a single genomic window includes:
- the LOC133918604 gene encoding glycine-rich RNA-binding protein RZ1A-like — translation MAVDEVTSVYVGGLPYEANEDMLRDAFEYYGTIVAVKVINDHKVKGKCYGFVTFTHPKAAEHAIAGMDGKKIGSRVVRVNEVRTRGPRDFGRDDFRRDPRRYGRDPYWDRRDRERSYDRDRDPYHDRDSDRSREHDRDRDYEHGGFNRENDYPMDRDQDHEVDERRPRDLDHAVEMHNMDSDNDRDKEHGSRKKFSRPKGRDSRDLSSSSDDLQIDGKNQLEKAIQMRQDLENEVNQVKDKVAAKEQHITDLQKKAQKLEDELAAARKVSSERQLVVTDLYKHFLQLQDYNDRVKTAEQKLQSLVDSAMDELDMAEDATTKDGSMYENGVV, via the exons ATGGCGGTGGATGAGGTGACCTCGGTCTACGTCGGCGGCCTGCCCTACGAGGCCAACGAGGACATGCTCCGCGACGCCTTCGAGTACTACGGCACCATCGTTGCCGTCAAG GTGATAAATGATCATAAGGTCAAAGGCAAGTGTTATGGTTTTGTTACTTTCACTCACCCCAAGGCTGCTGAGCATGCAATTGCGGGCATGGATGGCAAG AAAATAGGCAGTCGCGTTGTTAGAGTAAATGAAGTGCGCACAAGAGGTCCCCGAGATTTCGGTCGTGATGATTTCCGACGAGATCCTAGAAGGTATGGTAGGGATCCATACTGGGACAGAAGGGATAGGGAGAGGAGCTATGACCGCGATAGAGATCCATACCATGACAGGGATAGTGATAGATCTCGGGAGCATGATAGAGACAGAGACTATGAGCATGGTGGCTTTAATCGAGAAAATGATTATCCCATGGATCGAGATCAAGATCATGAAGTCGACGAGAGGCGTCCTAGAGACCTTGATCATGCAGTGGAAATGCATAATATGGATTCAGATAATGACAGAGACAAGGAGCATGGATCAAGAAAAAAGTTCAG CCGTCCAAAAGGTCGTGATAGCAGAGATTTATCGAGTTCCAGTGATGATCTTCAGATTGAC GGGAAAAATCAGTTGGAGAAAGCCATTCAAATGCGTCAGGACCTTGAAAATGAG GTTAATCAGGTTAAAGATAAAGTTGCAGCAAAAGAACAACATATTACAGATTTGCAGAAGAAAGCTCAG AAATTAGAGGATGAACTGGCTGCTGCACGGAAAGTTTCTTCAGAACGACAATTAGTTGTTACGGAT CTGTACAAACATTTTCTACAACTCCAAGACTACAATGACAGGGTCAAGACGGCTGAACAGAAGCTCCAG TCTCTTGTTGATTCTGCgatggatgaacttgatatGGCTGAAGATGCTACAACCAAAGATGGTTCAATGTATGAGAATGGCGTGGTTTGA